A stretch of Campylobacter gracilis DNA encodes these proteins:
- a CDS encoding sodium-dependent transporter, translated as MNDKFSKIGFILAVAGGAVGLGNAWKFPTLVGQNGGSAFVLLYLALTLGVGFSIFLAEMALGRLSGRDLPSAYETLAPRGGRKWRAAGVFIAGGMLVLSFYLVILGWVIRYIFLGFSPLPATAEEAGAVFDDLISHSLATSLGFYALALVLTLSVVARGIKSGIERLNVVMMPLLFVLLLAMLAYACTMQGFGAAAKFLFYPDFGKITVNSVLSALGLALFTLCVGVGCIAAYAASLSEGVRLVRSSVNIVFINIAIGLMMGLIVFTFIFEFRTDPAQGAGLVFVSLTTMFAKMGLAGQVLEVAFFVSLFFAGITSAVSMIEPFVFYLIGRFKISRLRAVCISGCVIAVLGACSLLSMHADYASRFKLFGASFFDCLDFVSSNVMLPLGALTSAIFVGFVMDAQRLRGLFGADMGELGFKIWYFSLRFVAPVAIVIIMANLLFFSGK; from the coding sequence ATGAACGATAAATTTAGCAAAATCGGCTTCATACTTGCCGTCGCAGGCGGCGCGGTGGGGCTTGGCAACGCATGGAAATTCCCCACCCTCGTGGGTCAAAACGGCGGCAGCGCCTTCGTGCTTTTATACCTCGCGCTCACGCTGGGGGTGGGCTTTAGCATATTTTTAGCCGAGATGGCGCTAGGCAGGCTAAGCGGGCGGGATCTGCCGAGCGCATACGAGACGCTGGCGCCGCGCGGCGGACGCAAATGGCGCGCAGCAGGAGTTTTCATCGCGGGCGGCATGCTGGTGCTGTCCTTTTACCTCGTCATCCTCGGCTGGGTGATCCGCTATATCTTTTTGGGCTTTTCTCCGCTGCCCGCAACCGCCGAGGAAGCGGGCGCCGTCTTTGACGATCTCATCTCGCATTCGCTAGCCACGAGCCTAGGCTTTTACGCGCTTGCGCTCGTGCTGACGCTTTCCGTCGTCGCGCGCGGCATCAAAAGCGGTATCGAGCGGCTAAACGTCGTGATGATGCCTCTGCTTTTCGTGCTGCTGCTCGCGATGCTTGCGTATGCGTGCACGATGCAGGGCTTCGGCGCGGCGGCGAAATTTCTTTTCTACCCCGATTTCGGCAAAATCACCGTTAATTCCGTCCTATCCGCGCTCGGGCTAGCGCTCTTTACCCTGTGCGTGGGCGTCGGCTGTATCGCAGCATACGCGGCGTCGCTTAGCGAGGGGGTGCGGCTCGTGCGCAGCTCGGTAAACATCGTATTTATCAACATCGCGATCGGACTGATGATGGGACTCATCGTCTTTACCTTCATCTTCGAATTCCGCACCGATCCCGCGCAGGGTGCGGGGCTTGTGTTCGTCTCGCTCACTACGATGTTTGCAAAAATGGGGCTAGCGGGACAGGTACTTGAAGTCGCGTTTTTCGTCTCGCTCTTTTTCGCAGGGATCACGAGCGCGGTTTCGATGATCGAGCCCTTCGTCTTCTATCTCATCGGCAGGTTTAAAATTTCGCGCCTGCGCGCAGTTTGCATCTCGGGGTGCGTCATAGCGGTGCTAGGTGCATGCTCGCTGCTATCGATGCATGCGGATTATGCGAGCAGGTTTAAGCTTTTCGGCGCGAGCTTTTTTGACTGCTTGGACTTCGTAAGCTCAAACGTCATGCTGCCTCTAGGCGCGCTAACCTCGGCGATCTTCGTGGGCTTCGTGATGGATGCACAGCGCCTGCGCGGGCTTTTCGGCGCCGATATGGGCGAGCTCGGATTTAAAATTTGGTACTTTTCGCTGCGCTTCGTAGCGCCCGTCGCGATCGTGATCATAATGGCAAATCTGCTGTTTTTCAGCGGAAAATAA
- a CDS encoding beta-ketoacyl-ACP synthase II, which yields MKRVVVTGIGMITSLGLDKQSSFENICNGKTGVDKISLFDASEFPVQIAAEVKGFDPSSIIEDGKEIKKMDRFIQLGLKAAGEAIDDAKFSGFDSDEFGVSSASGIGGLPNIEINANTCLQRGPRRISPFFIPSALVNMLGGFVSIYYNLKGPNLSSVTACAASAHAIMDAARAIMIGEAKKMLAVGAEAAVCPVGIGGFAAMKALCARNDDPAHASRPFDAERNGFVMGEGAAALVLEELEDAKARGAKIYGELVGFGASGDAYHITSPSLDGPIRAMKKAYEMAGRPKIDYINAHGTSTAINDKNETAALKELFGEGKVPAVSSTKGQLGHCLGAAGAVEAAISLLAMQNGIIPPTINQISKDPDCDLDYVPNVARKAKLDCVMSNNFGFGGTNASLIFKRVD from the coding sequence TTGAAACGAGTCGTAGTAACGGGCATCGGGATGATAACCTCTCTCGGGCTTGACAAACAGAGCAGTTTTGAAAATATCTGTAACGGAAAAACCGGGGTTGATAAAATTTCGCTCTTTGACGCTAGCGAATTTCCGGTTCAAATTGCAGCTGAAGTAAAAGGTTTCGATCCTTCGAGCATAATCGAGGATGGAAAAGAGATAAAAAAGATGGATAGATTTATCCAACTCGGGCTTAAAGCCGCGGGCGAAGCCATAGATGACGCTAAATTTAGCGGTTTCGATAGCGACGAATTCGGCGTTAGCTCCGCTAGCGGTATCGGCGGTTTACCGAATATCGAGATAAATGCCAATACCTGCTTGCAGCGCGGCCCTAGGCGAATTTCGCCGTTTTTTATCCCTTCTGCGTTAGTAAATATGCTCGGCGGCTTTGTTTCAATATACTATAACCTAAAAGGTCCGAATTTATCCAGCGTTACGGCTTGTGCGGCTTCCGCGCATGCGATTATGGACGCTGCGAGAGCTATCATGATCGGTGAAGCGAAAAAGATGCTTGCAGTGGGAGCCGAGGCTGCGGTTTGTCCCGTAGGTATCGGTGGATTTGCTGCGATGAAGGCGCTTTGTGCAAGAAATGACGATCCTGCGCACGCTTCACGTCCGTTTGATGCGGAGCGAAACGGCTTTGTTATGGGCGAAGGCGCGGCGGCTTTAGTTTTAGAGGAGCTAGAGGACGCAAAAGCGCGCGGTGCTAAAATTTACGGCGAGCTCGTAGGATTCGGCGCTAGCGGCGATGCTTATCATATCACTTCGCCTAGCCTGGATGGCCCGATCCGCGCTATGAAAAAGGCCTACGAAATGGCAGGACGCCCGAAGATTGATTATATCAACGCTCACGGAACATCGACTGCGATAAACGATAAAAACGAAACTGCGGCGTTAAAAGAGCTTTTTGGCGAGGGCAAAGTGCCTGCGGTCAGCTCCACCAAGGGTCAGCTAGGGCACTGCCTGGGTGCTGCCGGAGCAGTAGAGGCTGCGATCAGCCTTTTAGCGATGCAAAACGGCATCATACCGCCTACGATAAATCAAATTTCAAAAGATCCCGATTGCGATTTGGATTACGTGCCAAACGTCGCTAGAAAAGCCAAACTCGATTGCGTTATGAGCAATAATTTCGGTTTTGGCGGCACAAACGCGTCGCTTATTTTCAAAAGAGTAGATTAA
- the rho gene encoding transcription termination factor Rho has product MENTNQNSAQTAVSNSNQNGRKTYAKTHVPVEGYQIEELRSMDLENLIAIADELGVENPREFRRQALVFEILRMQTKQGGFILFTGILEVTAEGYGFLRGIDSNLSDSANDAYVSLSQIRKFALRVGDIVTGQVREPKDQEKYYALLKIEAINYKSIQEARERPLFDNLTPLFPTEKLKLEYDPMRLTGRVLDLFTPIGKGQRGLITAPPRSGKTELMKELANGITRNHPEVELLVLLVDERPEEVTDMERSVRGEVFSSTFDQPAFNHVRVAELVIEKAKRAVENGKDVVILLDSITRLARAYNTVTPSSGKVLSGGVDANALHKPKRFFGAARNIENGGSLTIVATALIETGSRMDDVIFEEFKGTGNSEIILDRNISDRRIYPAINITKSGTRKEELLQGSENLQKIWALRSAISTMDDVEALKFLYAKMLKTKDNTELLSIMNG; this is encoded by the coding sequence ATGGAAAATACAAATCAAAATTCCGCTCAGACCGCCGTTTCAAATTCTAATCAAAACGGCAGAAAAACTTACGCTAAAACGCACGTTCCCGTCGAGGGCTACCAGATCGAGGAGCTCCGCTCGATGGATCTTGAAAATCTCATCGCCATAGCAGACGAGCTAGGCGTCGAGAACCCGCGCGAATTCCGCCGCCAAGCGCTCGTTTTTGAAATTTTACGCATGCAGACGAAGCAGGGCGGCTTCATACTTTTTACGGGGATTTTGGAGGTTACCGCCGAGGGTTACGGCTTTTTGCGTGGCATAGATTCAAATTTAAGCGACAGTGCCAACGACGCCTACGTGAGCCTCAGCCAGATCCGTAAATTTGCCCTTCGCGTCGGCGACATCGTCACAGGTCAAGTGCGCGAGCCGAAGGATCAGGAGAAGTACTACGCTCTTTTAAAGATCGAGGCGATCAATTACAAATCGATCCAAGAGGCCAGAGAGCGCCCGCTATTTGACAATCTCACGCCGCTTTTCCCGACCGAAAAACTCAAGCTTGAATATGACCCGATGCGCCTTACCGGTCGCGTGCTCGATCTTTTCACCCCGATCGGCAAGGGGCAGCGTGGGCTCATCACGGCGCCTCCGCGTAGCGGTAAGACGGAGCTTATGAAGGAGCTTGCCAATGGCATTACGCGCAACCACCCCGAGGTCGAGCTTTTGGTGCTGCTAGTCGACGAGCGCCCCGAGGAGGTGACCGATATGGAGCGTAGCGTGCGCGGCGAGGTATTTAGCTCGACCTTCGATCAGCCCGCGTTCAACCACGTCCGCGTCGCCGAGCTCGTCATCGAAAAGGCAAAACGCGCCGTTGAAAACGGCAAGGACGTCGTCATCCTGCTCGATAGCATCACCCGCCTTGCGCGTGCTTACAACACCGTCACGCCTAGCAGCGGCAAAGTCCTAAGCGGCGGCGTGGACGCAAACGCCCTGCATAAGCCAAAGCGCTTCTTCGGTGCGGCGCGGAATATCGAAAACGGCGGCTCGCTTACCATCGTCGCTACCGCGCTCATCGAGACCGGCTCGCGAATGGACGACGTGATCTTCGAGGAGTTCAAAGGCACCGGCAACAGCGAGATCATCCTCGATCGTAACATCTCGGACCGCAGAATTTACCCCGCGATCAATATCACCAAGTCAGGCACGCGCAAAGAGGAACTTTTGCAAGGCAGCGAAAATCTGCAAAAGATCTGGGCGCTGCGCTCGGCTATCTCGACGATGGACGACGTCGAGGCGCTGAAATTTTTATACGCCAAGATGCTAAAAACCAAAGACAACACCGAGCTGCTATCGATAATGAACGGCTAA
- a CDS encoding sodium-dependent transporter: MNDKFSKIGFILAVAGSAVGLGNAWKFPTLVGTNGGSAFILLYLLLTLLVSFVIFLAEIVIGRLSESDPVRAFEKLAPSYKGAWKYAGFFMISALLIYAFYSVVMGWILKYVVSSALYLPKSIDESGAAFNALLGSDFLSAAICFTIASAFCFFIVSKGVKSGIERLNVWMMPALFILLVLMLIYAASFDGFGRSAKFLLVPDFSKLNKDSVLSALGLAFFTLSLGVTTIMTYAASLPARTNILTSSINIVCINVLIGVMMGLIVFTFIFEFGGDPKAQGPGLVFVSLVVLFSKLGAIGNILAFLFFTSLLFAAITSAISMLEPAIYYLVNSRKLSRKCASLLVFAVTYVLGICCILGYYGGTSEYFSLGGKSFFDVLDYLTSNILMPLSGIIVAIFVGFAIKKRAVEILLRPYMGRMGFKLWYFVLLRFVAPAAIVVIALNQLKILNF; this comes from the coding sequence ATGAATGATAAATTTAGCAAAATCGGCTTCATTCTCGCAGTCGCAGGCAGCGCCGTAGGGCTCGGTAATGCGTGGAAATTCCCCACTTTAGTAGGCACCAATGGCGGCAGCGCCTTTATCTTGCTATATCTTTTGCTGACGCTTTTGGTTAGCTTCGTGATTTTTTTGGCAGAGATCGTCATCGGCAGGCTAAGCGAAAGCGATCCGGTGCGCGCATTTGAAAAGCTCGCGCCCTCATACAAAGGCGCATGGAAATACGCAGGATTTTTTATGATTAGTGCGCTTTTGATCTATGCTTTTTACAGCGTCGTAATGGGCTGGATCCTAAAATACGTAGTCTCAAGCGCTTTGTATCTGCCAAAAAGTATAGATGAAAGCGGTGCAGCGTTTAATGCACTTTTGGGCAGCGATTTTTTAAGCGCGGCGATATGCTTTACCATAGCGTCGGCGTTTTGCTTTTTCATCGTATCTAAAGGTGTCAAAAGCGGCATCGAGCGGCTTAATGTCTGGATGATGCCCGCGCTATTTATTTTGCTGGTTTTGATGCTAATTTACGCCGCGAGTTTCGATGGATTCGGACGTAGCGCAAAATTCTTGCTAGTGCCTGATTTCTCCAAGCTTAATAAGGATAGCGTTCTTTCGGCGCTAGGACTTGCATTTTTTACGCTTTCGCTTGGCGTTACTACGATTATGACCTATGCCGCAAGCCTGCCTGCGCGCACCAATATCCTAACCTCAAGCATAAATATCGTCTGCATTAATGTCCTAATCGGCGTGATGATGGGACTTATCGTCTTTACTTTCATCTTTGAATTCGGCGGCGATCCCAAAGCGCAAGGTCCGGGGCTTGTGTTCGTCTCGCTGGTGGTGCTTTTTTCAAAGCTCGGTGCGATCGGAAATATCCTAGCCTTTTTATTTTTCACCTCGCTGTTGTTCGCGGCGATTACTTCTGCAATTTCGATGCTGGAGCCTGCGATTTATTATCTCGTAAACTCCCGCAAGCTAAGCCGCAAGTGCGCTTCACTTCTAGTTTTTGCCGTGACGTATGTTTTAGGGATATGCTGCATTTTGGGTTATTACGGGGGCACGAGCGAGTATTTTAGCCTAGGTGGCAAGAGCTTTTTTGACGTGCTTGATTACCTAACCTCAAATATCTTAATGCCTCTTAGCGGTATAATCGTGGCGATTTTCGTAGGGTTCGCGATCAAAAAACGAGCCGTCGAAATTCTACTGCGCCCATATATGGGACGAATGGGCTTTAAGCTGTGGTATTTCGTGCTACTGCGCTTCGTGGCGCCAGCCGCGATCGTAGTGATAGCGCTAAATCAGCTAAAAATTTTAAATTTTTAA
- the acpP gene encoding acyl carrier protein, producing the protein MAVFEDVRDVVVEQLSVSPDQVKLDSKIIEDLGADSLDVVELVMALEEKFGIEIPDSESEKLVSIKDVVDYIENLPKK; encoded by the coding sequence ATGGCAGTATTTGAAGATGTAAGAGACGTAGTTGTAGAACAACTAAGCGTTAGCCCGGATCAGGTTAAACTTGACTCTAAAATTATCGAGGATTTGGGCGCGGACTCTCTTGACGTAGTTGAGCTAGTAATGGCTTTAGAGGAGAAATTCGGTATCGAGATCCCTGATAGCGAGTCCGAAAAATTAGTAAGCATTAAAGACGTAGTAGATTATATAGAAAATTTGCCTAAGAAATAA
- the accA gene encoding acetyl-CoA carboxylase carboxyl transferase subunit alpha gives MASYLDFEKSIKQIDEDITAAKIRGDEDAVEILNKNLEKEISKVYKNLNEYQRLQLARHPDRPYAIDYIRALLQDARELHGDRAFRDDPSIVCYLGIMGNRKIAVIAEQKGRGTKNKLKRNFGMPHPEGYRKALRVAKLAEKFNLPILFLIDTPGAYPGLGAEERGQSEAIARNLYEFSDIKTPTIAVVIGEGGSGGALAIGVADRLAMLQNSIFSVISPEGCAAILWNDPSKSEAATKALKITAEELKELGLIDDVIKEPKTGAHRDKDGAIKALGNYVLTELHKLDDLSIDELISRRQQKILRFGAYKEN, from the coding sequence ATGGCGAGTTATTTGGACTTTGAAAAGTCTATAAAGCAGATCGACGAGGACATCACCGCTGCAAAAATTCGCGGCGATGAGGACGCGGTCGAAATTTTAAATAAGAACCTCGAAAAAGAAATTTCCAAAGTTTATAAGAATTTAAACGAATACCAAAGACTTCAGCTTGCGCGCCACCCGGATCGCCCTTACGCGATCGATTATATTCGCGCGCTTTTGCAAGACGCCAGGGAGCTTCACGGCGACCGCGCCTTTAGGGACGATCCTTCGATCGTGTGCTATCTGGGCATTATGGGTAATCGCAAAATCGCCGTGATCGCCGAGCAGAAGGGTCGCGGCACCAAAAATAAGTTGAAGCGAAATTTCGGCATGCCGCATCCGGAGGGCTATCGCAAGGCACTGCGCGTAGCAAAACTTGCCGAGAAATTTAACCTTCCGATTCTATTTTTGATTGACACTCCGGGCGCATATCCGGGACTTGGTGCCGAGGAGCGCGGTCAGAGTGAGGCTATCGCGCGAAATCTATATGAGTTTAGTGATATTAAAACCCCTACGATTGCCGTCGTTATAGGGGAAGGCGGCAGTGGTGGAGCTTTGGCTATCGGCGTGGCTGATCGGCTGGCGATGCTTCAAAACTCAATTTTTTCGGTTATCTCTCCCGAGGGTTGTGCCGCGATTTTGTGGAACGATCCAAGCAAGAGCGAGGCCGCTACGAAAGCGTTAAAGATCACCGCCGAGGAGCTAAAAGAGCTGGGCTTGATAGACGACGTGATCAAAGAGCCTAAAACGGGCGCCCACAGAGATAAAGACGGCGCGATAAAAGCGCTTGGAAACTACGTCTTAACCGAGCTGCACAAGCTAGACGATCTTAGCATAGACGAGCTCATCAGTAGAAGGCAACAAAAAATTTTAAGGTTCGGTGCTTATAAAGAAAACTAA
- the mraY gene encoding phospho-N-acetylmuramoyl-pentapeptide-transferase: MFYYLYHLTNINFFQYITARAGIAFFIAFCFSVWAMPRFIRWAQARHAAQPIYELAPQNHQKKSKTPTMGGLVFVTAAVLASLLCAKLNNVFVLCGLLCLVGFGYIGFKDDISKILGRQNHAGLSARAKFALQNFLAFLIGATLYAFSDLGGEFFVPFFKYPLLNLWIFAPLFWTIVISASSNAVNLTDGLDGLATIPSVFSLCSLGVFAYLCGHAIYSQYLLLPRVAGAGEVCIIVSALIGALLGFLWFNCYPAEVFMGDSGSLSVGAFLGYCAVITKNEILLIMIGFVFVIETLSVILQVGSFKIFKRRIFLMAPIHHHFELKGWVENKIIIRFWIIALIANIIALTSLKLR; encoded by the coding sequence TTGTTTTATTATCTTTACCATCTTACGAATATAAATTTCTTCCAATACATCACCGCTCGCGCAGGAATCGCGTTTTTTATCGCTTTTTGTTTTTCGGTATGGGCTATGCCGCGGTTTATCCGCTGGGCGCAAGCCAGACACGCCGCGCAGCCCATCTACGAGCTCGCGCCGCAAAACCATCAGAAAAAGAGCAAAACCCCAACGATGGGCGGACTCGTTTTCGTTACCGCCGCGGTGCTCGCAAGCCTGCTTTGCGCCAAGCTAAACAACGTCTTCGTGCTCTGCGGACTGCTTTGTTTGGTAGGCTTCGGCTACATAGGCTTTAAGGATGATATCTCTAAAATTTTAGGCCGCCAAAACCACGCAGGCCTTAGCGCGCGGGCTAAATTTGCACTGCAAAATTTCTTGGCGTTTCTGATCGGGGCGACGCTTTATGCTTTTAGCGATCTGGGCGGGGAATTTTTCGTGCCGTTTTTTAAATACCCTCTGCTAAATTTATGGATCTTCGCGCCGCTGTTTTGGACAATCGTGATAAGCGCTAGCTCAAACGCGGTAAATTTAACCGACGGCCTGGACGGATTAGCGACCATTCCGTCAGTATTTTCGCTCTGCAGCTTGGGCGTGTTCGCCTATCTTTGCGGGCACGCGATCTACTCGCAATATCTCTTGCTACCGCGCGTCGCAGGCGCAGGCGAAGTCTGCATCATCGTATCGGCGCTCATCGGCGCACTGCTTGGGTTTTTGTGGTTTAACTGCTACCCCGCCGAAGTCTTTATGGGCGATAGCGGCAGCCTCAGCGTGGGCGCGTTTTTAGGATACTGCGCGGTCATCACGAAAAATGAAATTTTACTCATAATGATCGGCTTCGTCTTCGTCATCGAGACGCTCAGCGTGATCTTACAGGTGGGCAGCTTTAAAATTTTTAAACGCAGAATTTTCCTGATGGCGCCGATACACCACCATTTCGAGCTTAAAGGCTGGGTCGAAAACAAAATCATCATCCGCTTTTGGATCATCGCGCTGATCGCAAATATCATAGCGCTGACGTCGCTGAAACTGAGATAA
- the fabG gene encoding 3-oxoacyl-ACP reductase FabG has protein sequence MKFSGKNVLITGASRGIGAQIARTLAGYGLKVWINYRSAPEPADALLEEIRANGGEGAVIKFDATNEAEFSEALSLIAQSDGELSYLVNNAGITNDKLALRMKLEDFMGVIEANLSSAFIGCREALKLMSKKRFGAVVNIASIVGEMGNAGQVNYSASKGGMIAMSKSFAKEGAARGIRFNCITPGFIATDMTDALSDDVKASYEASIPLKRLGSTSDVAEGVAFLLSDGAGYITGETLKINGGLYM, from the coding sequence ATGAAATTTAGCGGGAAAAACGTTTTAATCACGGGCGCAAGCCGCGGTATCGGCGCACAGATCGCAAGGACTTTAGCCGGCTACGGACTTAAGGTGTGGATCAATTATCGCTCTGCACCAGAGCCTGCCGACGCGCTGCTAGAGGAGATCCGCGCAAACGGCGGAGAGGGCGCGGTGATAAAATTTGACGCGACGAACGAGGCGGAATTTAGCGAGGCGCTAAGCTTGATCGCGCAAAGCGACGGCGAACTAAGCTATCTCGTAAATAACGCGGGTATCACGAACGACAAGCTCGCGCTTAGAATGAAGCTGGAAGACTTCATGGGCGTGATCGAAGCAAATTTAAGCAGCGCCTTCATCGGCTGCCGCGAAGCCCTAAAACTAATGAGTAAAAAGCGCTTCGGCGCGGTCGTAAACATCGCCTCGATCGTCGGTGAAATGGGAAACGCCGGGCAGGTCAATTACAGCGCGAGCAAGGGCGGAATGATCGCGATGAGTAAGAGTTTCGCAAAGGAGGGCGCAGCGCGCGGCATCCGCTTCAACTGCATAACTCCAGGCTTCATCGCTACGGATATGACGGACGCGCTAAGCGACGACGTAAAAGCAAGCTACGAAGCGAGCATCCCGCTTAAGCGCCTCGGAAGCACGAGCGACGTCGCCGAAGGAGTTGCGTTTTTACTCAGCGACGGCGCGGGCTACATCACCGGAGAGACGCTTAAAATCAACGGCGGGCTCTATATGTAG
- the gpmI gene encoding 2,3-bisphosphoglycerate-independent phosphoglycerate mutase, which translates to MGQKTILLITDGIGFNASDKFNAFANAKKPAYDYLFKNVPNTLLRTSGLAVGLPQGQMGNSEVGHMTIGSGRILYQNLVKIDRAIDEGSLEKNEALQSLLSKCRRVHVIGLYSDGGVHSHLRHFDAICEIAQNAGCETWAHAITDGRDVSPSSGAEFLKHLQAKFKVASVCGRFYAMDRDKRFDRVRRAYDVLMGETASLEISPSQYILQSYEHGVSDEFIEPASFNGFSGIGADDGVIFINFRNDRARELCAALGDESFSEFKRKLVVQNLITMSEYDASFKFPLLFEKPVLKNTLCEVIAEAGLTQLHTAETEKYAHVTFFFNGGVEEPLPNETRVLIPSPKVKTYDEQPQMSAPAVCDAVIRGIEAGIDFIVVNFANGDMVGHTGNYDAAIKAVEAVDECIGKILSAAKAHDYAYVQISDHGNCEAMRGDDGEILTNHTTFDVFCFVLGRGARELKSGLGLSNVAATVLKLMGLPKPTEMDEALF; encoded by the coding sequence ATGGGGCAAAAGACGATTTTGCTTATCACCGATGGCATCGGCTTTAACGCTAGCGATAAATTTAATGCGTTTGCAAATGCGAAAAAGCCCGCCTATGATTATCTTTTTAAAAACGTGCCCAATACGCTGCTACGCACCTCCGGGCTTGCCGTGGGTTTGCCGCAGGGGCAGATGGGAAACAGCGAAGTGGGGCACATGACGATCGGAAGTGGTAGAATTTTATATCAAAACCTAGTCAAAATCGATCGCGCGATCGATGAGGGCTCGCTTGAGAAAAACGAAGCGCTGCAAAGCCTGCTTTCAAAGTGCCGCAGGGTGCACGTCATAGGGCTTTACAGCGACGGCGGCGTGCATTCGCATCTACGCCATTTCGACGCGATCTGTGAGATAGCGCAGAATGCGGGTTGCGAGACATGGGCGCACGCTATCACCGACGGACGCGATGTTTCGCCGAGCAGCGGAGCGGAATTTTTAAAGCATTTACAGGCTAAATTTAAAGTTGCGAGCGTGTGTGGGCGCTTTTACGCGATGGACCGCGACAAGCGCTTTGATCGCGTAAGGCGCGCTTACGACGTGCTTATGGGTGAGACGGCGTCGCTTGAAATTTCGCCTAGCCAGTACATACTGCAAAGCTACGAGCACGGCGTGAGCGACGAGTTTATCGAGCCTGCGAGCTTTAACGGCTTTAGCGGTATCGGCGCGGATGATGGAGTGATTTTTATAAATTTTAGAAACGACCGCGCTAGAGAGCTTTGCGCGGCTTTGGGCGATGAGAGCTTTAGCGAATTCAAGCGAAAGCTCGTCGTGCAAAATTTAATCACGATGAGCGAATACGACGCGAGCTTTAAATTTCCACTGCTTTTTGAGAAGCCCGTGCTAAAAAACACGCTTTGTGAAGTGATCGCGGAAGCCGGTCTTACGCAGCTTCACACCGCCGAGACCGAAAAATACGCCCACGTGACGTTTTTCTTTAACGGCGGCGTCGAGGAGCCGCTGCCGAACGAAACTCGCGTGTTGATCCCAAGCCCCAAAGTAAAAACCTACGACGAGCAGCCGCAGATGAGCGCGCCTGCGGTGTGCGATGCGGTAATCCGCGGTATCGAAGCGGGGATCGATTTCATCGTCGTAAATTTCGCAAACGGCGATATGGTCGGTCATACGGGCAATTACGACGCCGCGATAAAGGCGGTTGAAGCGGTGGATGAGTGCATCGGTAAAATTTTAAGCGCGGCGAAGGCGCACGATTACGCCTACGTGCAGATTAGCGATCACGGCAACTGCGAGGCGATGCGGGGCGACGACGGCGAAATTTTAACCAACCACACGACCTTTGACGTATTTTGCTTCGTGCTGGGGCGCGGCGCGCGCGAACTAAAGAGCGGACTTGGGCTTAGTAACGTCGCAGCGACCGTGCTAAAGCTAATGGGGCTGCCAAAGCCCACGGAGATGGACGAGGCGCTATTTTGA